Proteins encoded within one genomic window of Ranitomeya variabilis isolate aRanVar5 chromosome 4, aRanVar5.hap1, whole genome shotgun sequence:
- the GPRIN2 gene encoding G protein-regulated inducer of neurite outgrowth 2 — MAGRDHNPPVCQETVHVFCQKKTNCGCQFLSKSSSALPNTESPQSKPEIHKSLNNITYVAKCNENSVVQNSHSSEWSCSMDGPLNLNPEKSDCNNLSVIHIEESTHPKIHYLSDDSSLATAEQEIKKIFARYKVSENISLLSHSETSMCKVDSMDNLNSVGLIVQKSFSDYSCGSRTSVPHSIKVNNTISATYSNLSASSSISGSGSDGTCTLSNFTQDSGIDHSPSNLQNNLTDVYSDKEPNIPFSHLDSSEIQHNITVYTVPGAYQHGVFGHQDPKNLLQTNEYMCCQPYYNISGLMSCDDISETKLSPPAMSIHESCSVHCSKGYEPLQKVDDTIAACCHSLPISSIQFSSGLEHSLGESVLGHTLPQFCSQLPPPDKFSIPKLVSSVSESGLETKKLLRCGRFAFPPPPVSIGENNLLTYDRNTSDLLLKTVETPLDFLEIPDSHAKTKDTWTMTSTDYLSLDHKSSLNLKDAEVQTVIVMESKAVSTSSFAHSSSHLLPEVGLGINLHCPQSPVREVRWDNEGMTWEVYGAAVDPEVLGLAIQKHLEIQIEQNTQQSDQSGEIELSTKEKRRSIRTVMQSLRQSNCCACTTITSD; from the coding sequence ATGGCAGGCAGGGACCATAACCCCCCAGTTTGCCAAGAAACAGTTCATGTATTTTGCCAAAAGAAGACCAACTGTGGATGCCAATTCCTCTCCAAAAGCTCGTCTGCCCTACCCAACACTGAGAGTCCACAAAGTAAGCCAGAGATTCATAAAAGCCTTAACAACATTACTTATGTGGCCAAGTGCAATGAGAACAGCGTGGTTCAGAATTCACATAGTTCTGAGTGGTCTTGTAGCATGGATGGTCCTCTTAATCTTAATCCAGAAAAATCTGATTGCAATAATCTTTCTGTCATTCACATTGAAGAAAGCACGCATCCCAAAATTCACTATCTCTCAGATGATTCATCCTTAGCAACAGCAGAGCAAGAGATCAAAAAGATCTTCGCCAGATACAAGGTCTCTGAAAATATTTCCTTACTCAGCCATTCAGAAACGTCTATGTGTAAAGTTGATAGCATGGATAATCTTAACTCAGTAGGCCTGATAGTCCAGAAGAGTTTTTCAGATTACTCCTGTGGAAGCAGGACCTCTGTGCCTCATTCCATAAAGGTAAATAACACAATCAGTGCCACATATTCCAATCTTTCTGCTTCCAGCAGCATTTCTGGGTCTGGCAGCGATGGCACCTGTACACTTAGTAATTTTACCCAAGACTCTGGGATAGATCATTCTCCATCAAATCTGCAAAACAACTTGACTGATGTATATTCTGACAAGGAGCCAAATATTCCATTTAGTCATTTGGACAGCAGTGAAATTCAGCACAACATCACTGTGTATACAGTGCCAGGTGCCTATCAACATGGAGTGTTTGGCCATCAAGATCCTAAAAATCTGCTACAAACTAATGAGTATATGTGTTGTCAGCCATACTATAATATATCAGGTCTTATGTCTTGTGATGACATCTCAGAAACTAAGCTGTCACCACCAGCTATGAGTATTCATGAAAGCtgttctgttcattgcagcaagggCTATGAACCATTGCAAAAAGTAGATGACACAATTGCTGCCTGTTGCCACTCCTTGCCCATATCATCTATTCAGTTCTCATCCGGACTGGAACATTCACTTGGTGAATCGGTCTTAGGGCATACTCTACCACAGTTCTGTTCACAATTACCACCCCCTGATAAATTTTCAATTCCAAAACTAGTATCGTCAGTTAGTGAATCTGGACTGGAAACTAAAAAGCTACTTCGATGTGGCCGGTTTGCTTTTCCACCACCTCCTGTTTCCATTGGGGAAAATAATTTGCTCACTTACGATAGAAATACCAGTGATTTACTACTTAAAACAGTAGAAACACCATTAGATTTCTTGGAAATACCAGACTCACATGCAAAGACAAAAGATACGTGGACAATGACATCTACAGACTATTTATCACTAGACCATAAAAGTTCCCTCAACCTCAAAGATGCAGAAGTACAAACTGTGATTGTCATGGAAAGCAAAGCAGTCTCAACCTCTTCATTTGCTCATAGCAGTAGTCATTTACTTCCGGAGGTTGGCTTAGGAATTAACCTACACTGTCCTCAATCACCAGTGCGAGAAGTTAGATGGGATAATGAAGGCATGACATGGGAAGTTTATGGAGCTGCAGTAGACCCTGAGGTTCTTGGGTTAGCTATCCAGAAACATTTAGAGATCCAGATAGAGCAGAACACACAGCAGTCAGACcaatcaggagaaattgaactATCAACTAAAGAAAAAAGAAGGTCTATCAGAACCGTTATGCAATCTTTGAGACAGTCCAACTGTTGTGCATGCACCACCATCACGTCTGATTGA